One region of Sporohalobacter salinus genomic DNA includes:
- a CDS encoding NAD(P)-dependent malic enzyme produces the protein MSVDEEALELHRTKEGKLSIESKVQVDNKEQLSLAYTPGVAVPCREISQNDELVDEYTVRRNLVAVVTNGSAVLGLGDIGPKAALPVMEGKAVLFKEFAGVDAFPLCLDAENTEDIVEAVKKLAPTFGGVNLEDISAPRCMEIESKLKEEIDIPVFHDDQHGTAIVVLAGLLNALRYIDKELENITVVVNGAGSAGIAITKLLLNVGVDDVILCDIFGILHSKQEELNTVQAEMAERTNKKNLTGSLTDAMEDADVFIGVSAPEIVTEDMVVSMAEDPIVFAMANPVPEIKPKLAKRAGARVVGTGRSDYDNQINNVLAFPGIFRGALDVGATDINEEMKIAAAYAIADLISDNELKADYVIPDPFDKRVVPEIAAAVAKAAIETEVARRKIEPKKVADKAKEIIEGIE, from the coding sequence ATGTCAGTGGATGAAGAAGCTTTAGAGTTACATCGAACTAAAGAGGGTAAACTAAGTATAGAGAGTAAAGTCCAGGTAGATAATAAGGAGCAGCTTAGCTTAGCTTATACGCCAGGAGTTGCTGTTCCTTGTAGAGAAATTTCACAGAATGATGAATTAGTTGATGAGTATACTGTGCGAAGAAACTTAGTAGCAGTTGTTACCAATGGAAGTGCAGTGTTAGGATTAGGGGATATTGGACCTAAAGCAGCATTGCCAGTGATGGAAGGTAAAGCCGTATTATTTAAGGAGTTTGCTGGGGTGGATGCTTTTCCTCTCTGTTTAGATGCAGAAAATACTGAGGATATAGTGGAAGCCGTGAAAAAATTAGCCCCTACTTTTGGTGGAGTTAATCTTGAAGATATTTCTGCTCCTAGATGTATGGAGATTGAGTCTAAATTGAAAGAAGAGATTGATATACCTGTCTTTCATGATGATCAGCATGGGACAGCTATTGTTGTTTTAGCTGGGTTACTTAATGCTTTAAGATATATAGATAAAGAGTTAGAGAATATAACTGTGGTTGTTAACGGAGCTGGTTCGGCAGGAATAGCTATTACTAAGTTATTATTAAATGTTGGAGTAGATGATGTAATTCTTTGTGACATCTTTGGGATTTTGCATTCTAAACAAGAAGAGCTGAATACTGTTCAAGCAGAAATGGCTGAAAGGACTAATAAGAAGAATTTAACTGGTAGCCTGACTGATGCTATGGAGGATGCTGATGTCTTTATTGGTGTATCAGCGCCAGAGATTGTAACTGAAGATATGGTAGTTTCTATGGCAGAAGATCCTATTGTCTTTGCTATGGCTAATCCTGTACCAGAGATTAAACCTAAGTTAGCCAAAAGAGCAGGAGCTAGAGTAGTAGGGACTGGTCGTTCTGATTATGATAATCAGATTAATAATGTTTTAGCTTTTCCAGGTATCTTTCGAGGGGCTTTAGATGTGGGAGCGACTGACATTAATGAAGAGATGAAGATAGCAGCTGCTTATGCTATAGCAGATTTAATTTCTGACAATGAGCTTAAAGCAGATTATGTTATTCCAGATCCATTTGATAAGCGGGTAGTACCAGAGATTGCTGCAGCAGTAGCTAAAGCAGCTATAGAGACAGAAGTAGCTAGAAGGAAGATTGAACCTAAAAAAGTAGCTGACAAAGCTAAAGAGATAATAGAAGGAATAGAATGA
- the rpmB gene encoding 50S ribosomal protein L28, with protein sequence MAKCCEICGKGSNQANAVTRRGKAKKEGGVGRNVTQRAKRTQKPNLQKVKAMVDGSPKRIHVCTKCLKAGKVERAY encoded by the coding sequence ATGGCCAAATGTTGTGAAATCTGTGGAAAAGGTTCTAACCAGGCAAATGCTGTCACTAGACGTGGTAAAGCAAAGAAAGAAGGTGGAGTTGGGCGTAACGTAACTCAGCGCGCTAAACGAACTCAAAAACCTAACCTTCAAAAAGTAAAAGCAATGGTTGATGGTAGTCCAAAGCGCATTCATGTCTGTACTAAGTGTCTTAAAGCAGGTAAAGTAGAAAGAGCATATTAA
- a CDS encoding DUF1858 domain-containing protein, with the protein MKVTKDMFILDVLKEYPEVKKVFVDYGLACGSCLGADSARIKEVVSSHGIDLDNLLSDLNKLVEKKEKEG; encoded by the coding sequence ATGAAGGTAACAAAAGATATGTTCATTTTAGATGTCTTAAAAGAATATCCTGAAGTTAAGAAGGTGTTTGTAGATTATGGCTTAGCTTGCGGCAGCTGTTTAGGAGCTGATTCGGCTCGAATTAAAGAGGTAGTTTCTAGTCATGGTATTGATTTGGATAATTTGTTATCTGATTTAAATAAATTAGTAGAAAAAAAGGAAAAGGAGGGATAA
- a CDS encoding Asp23/Gls24 family envelope stress response protein, with protein MQKELENELGKITISKDVISIIAGMAAVECYGLVGMATQRVKDGINELLGRDNLRKGVEVIIEEGAVRINLYIIVEYGINISEVANNVIDKVKYTLEDTAGVEVSEININVQGVRVGEVQE; from the coding sequence ATGCAAAAAGAACTTGAAAATGAACTGGGTAAGATTACAATTTCTAAAGATGTTATCTCTATTATTGCTGGAATGGCAGCGGTGGAATGTTATGGTTTAGTGGGGATGGCCACACAGAGAGTTAAGGACGGTATAAATGAATTACTGGGAAGAGATAACCTTCGTAAAGGAGTAGAAGTAATAATTGAAGAAGGTGCAGTAAGAATTAATTTATATATAATAGTAGAATATGGCATTAACATTTCTGAAGTAGCCAACAATGTAATTGATAAAGTAAAGTATACTTTAGAAGACACAGCTGGTGTTGAAGTGAGTGAAATTAATATCAATGTTCAAGGAGTGAGGGTAGGTGAGGTCCAAGAATAA
- a CDS encoding DAK2 domain-containing protein, whose protein sequence is MRSKNKLRQSDIKDELYLLDVIQLKAALKFSVNYFADFQDEINKLNVFPVPDGDTGTNMYLTLSKAVEKIEELQTNSISELLEVFANGALMGARGNSGVIFSQLLRGFSEKITAKKEIGVREIAAGLKNASAVAYQGVMKPIEGTILTVAKETGETAISLAKEKKDIIEFLELIVKQAESTVEKTPELLSPLKEAGVVDAGGKGYKVFLEGIYRYFILDDAGRNKTLKDKVTSIDLKSGADSQAQNLEYKYCTEFIIKDSELSSKELRRKIDEYGDSLLVVEGNGFIKVHIHSNNPGLILEVGLEAGNLTEIKIDNMEEEQHENRVVDEESKKENEMKVNEVNEDRIGVIAVAAGDGIIDMFESLGVDLVIEGGQSMNPSTEDLLEATKEIKADQVIILPNNKNIISAAKQVIKIADKEVEIIETKSVPQGIAAMMMFSPAGQLTEIKEVMEEEVTEVKTGEVTYAVCDSDLNGLNIEEGDILGLVEGDIEVVTKDRIETVWEILDSLVEEDDYLITIYVGEEVDDKEVKQLEERLENELMELDLEICDGGQPLYYYLIAVE, encoded by the coding sequence GTGAGGTCCAAGAATAAGTTGAGACAGTCAGATATAAAAGATGAATTATATTTGTTAGATGTAATTCAGCTAAAAGCAGCATTAAAATTTTCTGTAAATTATTTTGCTGATTTTCAAGATGAAATAAATAAATTAAATGTATTTCCAGTTCCTGATGGTGATACTGGTACTAATATGTATTTAACACTATCAAAAGCGGTAGAGAAAATTGAGGAATTACAGACTAATTCTATTTCTGAACTATTAGAGGTTTTTGCAAATGGAGCATTAATGGGAGCTAGAGGAAATTCAGGCGTTATCTTTTCTCAGCTCCTACGGGGTTTTTCTGAAAAGATTACAGCTAAAAAAGAGATTGGTGTAAGAGAAATAGCAGCGGGATTAAAGAATGCATCTGCAGTGGCTTATCAAGGAGTTATGAAGCCAATTGAAGGGACAATTTTAACTGTAGCTAAAGAGACTGGTGAAACTGCTATTTCTTTGGCTAAAGAGAAAAAAGATATAATTGAATTTTTGGAGTTAATAGTCAAACAGGCTGAATCTACTGTAGAAAAGACGCCTGAATTATTATCTCCATTAAAGGAAGCTGGTGTTGTTGATGCTGGTGGTAAAGGTTATAAAGTTTTTTTAGAAGGGATTTATAGATACTTTATTTTGGATGATGCAGGTAGAAATAAGACACTAAAAGATAAAGTTACTTCTATTGATCTTAAAAGCGGAGCGGATTCACAGGCTCAGAATTTAGAGTATAAGTATTGTACTGAATTTATAATAAAAGATTCTGAACTTAGCAGTAAAGAACTGAGAAGAAAAATAGATGAATATGGAGATTCATTGTTGGTAGTAGAAGGTAATGGTTTTATTAAAGTTCATATTCACTCTAACAATCCAGGCTTGATTTTAGAGGTAGGTTTAGAGGCTGGTAATTTGACGGAAATAAAGATTGATAATATGGAAGAAGAACAGCATGAGAATAGAGTAGTTGATGAAGAATCAAAAAAAGAAAATGAAATGAAAGTAAATGAAGTGAATGAAGATAGGATTGGGGTTATAGCAGTTGCTGCTGGAGATGGTATTATAGATATGTTTGAAAGCTTAGGCGTTGATTTAGTAATTGAAGGCGGTCAATCGATGAATCCCAGTACTGAGGACTTATTAGAAGCGACTAAAGAGATTAAGGCTGATCAAGTAATAATTCTTCCTAATAATAAAAATATCATTTCAGCGGCTAAACAGGTAATTAAAATTGCTGATAAAGAAGTAGAGATAATTGAGACTAAGTCTGTACCTCAAGGAATTGCAGCAATGATGATGTTTAGTCCAGCAGGTCAGTTAACAGAGATTAAAGAGGTAATGGAAGAGGAAGTAACTGAAGTTAAGACAGGAGAAGTTACATATGCTGTCTGTGATTCTGATCTCAATGGTTTGAATATTGAAGAAGGAGATATATTGGGATTAGTAGAAGGAGATATTGAAGTTGTAACTAAAGATAGAATAGAGACAGTTTGGGAGATATTAGATAGTCTGGTTGAAGAAGATGATTATTTAATTACTATCTATGTAGGTGAAGAAGTTGATGATAAAGAGGTAAAGCAGCTAGAAGAAAGATTGGAGAATGAGTTAATGGAATTAGATTTAGAAATTTGTGATGGAGGGCAGCCGCTATATTATTATCTAATAGCTGTAGAATAA
- a CDS encoding DegV family protein — protein MSAIKVVTDSTSDLSSGLMSKFGIGIIPLTVNIGNQFFADKIDISSGEFFTKLQKEDELPTTSQPAIGKFKEKYLQLAEEYEIIISIHLSSELSGTYKTAQLAADAVMEKVDVDIRVVDSKSISLGLGFLAIYAAEAVKQGKDIEEIMDGIKLRQESVDILFTIDTLDYLQKGGRIGKAKAFLGNLFNIKPILKVDEQGGVAFHSKVRGKKRLFKKVKRLVKRKLKERTLDFPPKLALLHGAAINDLRELQSEIIDLADWDSVVVSEIGPVIGTHVGPGALGVIIL, from the coding sequence ATGTCAGCAATTAAGGTGGTAACTGACAGTACATCTGATTTATCCTCGGGATTAATGAGTAAGTTTGGAATTGGAATAATTCCTTTAACAGTAAATATTGGTAATCAATTCTTTGCAGATAAGATAGATATTTCATCTGGAGAGTTCTTTACAAAATTACAAAAAGAAGATGAGCTGCCCACTACATCCCAGCCTGCTATAGGCAAGTTTAAAGAGAAATATCTTCAGTTGGCTGAAGAATATGAAATTATTATATCCATTCATCTTTCTAGTGAGTTAAGTGGCACTTATAAGACGGCTCAATTAGCTGCTGATGCTGTAATGGAAAAAGTTGATGTGGATATTAGGGTAGTAGATTCTAAGAGTATTTCGTTAGGTTTAGGTTTTTTAGCTATCTATGCTGCTGAGGCAGTAAAACAGGGTAAGGATATTGAAGAGATAATGGATGGTATTAAACTAAGACAAGAGTCAGTTGATATTCTTTTTACAATTGATACGTTAGACTATTTACAGAAAGGCGGTCGAATTGGCAAAGCTAAGGCTTTTTTAGGTAATCTATTTAATATAAAACCTATTTTGAAGGTTGACGAACAAGGAGGAGTTGCCTTTCATTCAAAAGTTAGGGGTAAAAAAAGATTATTTAAAAAGGTTAAGCGATTAGTAAAACGGAAGTTAAAAGAACGTACTCTTGATTTTCCGCCTAAACTGGCGCTTTTACATGGAGCAGCTATTAATGATTTAAGAGAGTTGCAAAGTGAGATTATAGATTTAGCTGATTGGGATAGTGTAGTGGTTTCAGAAATTGGACCTGTAATTGGTACTCATGTAGGTCCTGGAGCTTTAGGAGTTATAATATTATAG
- the recG gene encoding ATP-dependent DNA helicase RecG, which translates to MDNKKEILQKLLKPIKIEKKVGYNNSSVFGGFDNYLLQWLNRLEELSSDDETLRIIDDLKELFSDYSQVQAKKRKKKLASGKELFTKLSNVIQGRETESTSKLKSAPENNKVSVQRLPQIWQKSIRYVKGVGKKRAKKLAKLGVDTLRDMLFYIPRDYRDWSKTSSIRDLSPGSEVTITGQVVNSTEIRPRKGLIITKVIISDNTGSLSGVWFNQPYIKKKFKSGEAVAFSGEVKREYGELQISHPHYEIINSDSNYDKGKILPVYSATQDLNQNLLRKIVSRILEEYLSQFPEFLSEGIKEKYSLLEVRKALYKIHFPDRIEEIEEARKRLAFDELFILQLGILLKKTDLFIEEEGLVHSGSDELITNYLADLPFELTSAQKRVWTEIKNDLERSVVMNRLIQGDVGSGKTVVATLALLKAVSSGYQGAMMAPTEILAEQHYLSLKESLEKYGLQIGLLVGSLTKNEKEEIITALESGEVDIVIGTHALIQEEIRFSNLGLVITDEQHRFGVRQRATFKEKGKNPDVLVMTATPIPRTLALTLYGDLDLSVIDELPSGRKPVVTEWRTEKEFSKIFSFVRQEIESGRQAYIVCPLVEESEEMDVRSAENMAEKLEDDIFPEFDVALLHGQLKTDEKEAVMEGFRSQQIDILVSTTVIEVGVDVANATLMIILDAQRFGLAQLHQLRGRVGRSEHQSYCVLVAEPGTDTGRERMKIMTRSTDGFVIAEEDLKLRGPGEFFGTRQHGLPDLEVADLLRDSELVELARKEARVVVENDSKLQKEENQLLGDLLQVKFGENFELIDVS; encoded by the coding sequence ATGGATAATAAAAAAGAAATTTTACAGAAATTATTGAAGCCGATTAAGATTGAGAAAAAAGTCGGTTATAATAATTCGTCAGTTTTTGGCGGGTTTGATAATTATCTTCTTCAGTGGCTTAATAGATTAGAAGAATTGAGTTCTGATGATGAGACATTAAGAATAATAGATGATTTAAAGGAGTTGTTTTCTGATTATTCTCAAGTGCAGGCAAAAAAACGAAAGAAAAAATTAGCATCTGGGAAGGAATTATTTACCAAACTATCTAATGTAATTCAAGGGAGAGAAACTGAATCTACTTCGAAGTTGAAATCTGCCCCTGAAAATAATAAGGTTTCTGTTCAGCGTCTACCTCAAATTTGGCAGAAGTCAATTCGGTATGTTAAGGGAGTAGGTAAGAAGCGAGCTAAAAAGTTAGCTAAATTAGGGGTGGATACATTGCGGGATATGTTATTTTATATTCCCCGTGATTATCGAGATTGGAGCAAGACTTCTTCTATTAGAGATTTATCTCCAGGTAGTGAGGTAACTATAACAGGGCAAGTGGTTAATTCTACTGAAATTCGTCCGCGCAAAGGACTGATAATTACTAAGGTGATTATCAGTGATAATACTGGAAGTTTGTCAGGAGTATGGTTTAATCAACCTTATATCAAAAAGAAATTTAAATCAGGAGAAGCAGTAGCTTTTAGTGGTGAAGTAAAGCGGGAATATGGAGAGTTACAGATTAGCCATCCTCATTATGAAATAATAAATAGTGATAGTAATTATGACAAGGGGAAAATATTACCAGTCTATTCTGCTACCCAAGATTTGAATCAGAATCTGTTGCGGAAGATAGTAAGTAGGATTTTAGAAGAGTATTTAAGTCAGTTTCCTGAATTCCTATCCGAGGGGATAAAAGAAAAATATAGCTTATTAGAGGTTAGAAAAGCTCTTTATAAGATACATTTTCCTGATCGAATTGAGGAGATAGAAGAGGCTAGAAAGAGGCTAGCTTTTGATGAATTATTTATTTTACAGTTAGGAATTCTGTTAAAGAAGACTGATCTTTTTATAGAAGAAGAAGGTCTTGTACATAGTGGAAGTGATGAATTAATTACTAATTATTTAGCTGATTTGCCTTTTGAGTTAACTTCTGCTCAGAAAAGAGTCTGGACAGAAATTAAGAATGACTTGGAAAGAAGTGTAGTGATGAATAGGCTAATTCAGGGAGATGTAGGATCTGGAAAGACAGTAGTTGCTACTTTAGCCTTGCTTAAGGCTGTAAGTAGTGGTTATCAGGGGGCTATGATGGCTCCCACTGAGATTCTTGCTGAACAGCATTATTTAAGTCTAAAGGAATCATTAGAAAAGTATGGATTACAGATTGGATTATTAGTAGGGAGTCTAACTAAGAATGAGAAAGAAGAAATAATTACTGCTCTTGAAAGTGGAGAAGTTGATATAGTTATTGGAACTCATGCTTTGATTCAAGAAGAGATTAGATTTTCTAATTTAGGTTTGGTAATTACGGATGAACAGCATAGATTTGGCGTTAGACAGAGAGCTACCTTTAAAGAGAAAGGCAAGAATCCTGATGTATTGGTAATGACAGCGACGCCAATTCCAAGAACATTAGCTCTAACCCTTTATGGGGATCTGGATTTATCGGTGATAGATGAATTACCGTCGGGGAGAAAACCGGTAGTAACTGAATGGAGAACGGAGAAGGAGTTTTCCAAAATATTTTCTTTTGTTCGGCAAGAAATTGAATCGGGACGTCAGGCATACATAGTTTGTCCGTTAGTAGAAGAGTCTGAAGAGATGGATGTTAGGTCGGCAGAAAATATGGCAGAGAAGCTAGAAGATGATATTTTTCCTGAATTTGATGTTGCTTTATTACATGGACAATTGAAGACGGATGAGAAGGAAGCAGTAATGGAAGGGTTTCGCAGTCAGCAAATCGATATTTTAGTTTCTACTACTGTGATTGAAGTAGGAGTTGATGTAGCTAATGCTACTTTGATGATTATTCTTGATGCTCAGCGTTTTGGTTTAGCTCAGCTTCATCAGCTGCGGGGAAGAGTTGGTAGAAGTGAACATCAGTCTTACTGTGTTTTAGTAGCTGAGCCCGGAACTGATACAGGTAGAGAGAGAATGAAGATTATGACTCGATCCACTGATGGATTTGTGATTGCTGAAGAGGATTTAAAGTTGAGAGGTCCAGGAGAATTTTTTGGTACTCGTCAACATGGATTGCCTGATTTAGAAGTAGCTGATTTACTGCGGGATAGTGAGCTAGTAGAGCTAGCCCGTAAGGAAGCTAGAGTAGTAGTAGAGAATGATTCTAAGCTGCAGAAAGAAGAAAATCAATTATTAGGAGATTTATTACAGGTTAAGTTTGGAGAAAATTTTGAGCTTATCGATGTTAGTTAA
- the rsmD gene encoding 16S rRNA (guanine(966)-N(2))-methyltransferase RsmD — protein sequence MRVIAGRSKGHNLKSVSGTEVRPTIDRVKEALFNILGAEIIDIDFLDLYAGFGGLGIEALSRGAASSTFIENSSRQVKIIKENLNLTGLEKEAEVIQGDVLTQLGRFKPESFDIVVMDPPYQAGLIEPTIKKILKYNLLKEAGIISVEHHKKDEITIESTDLKLIRERNYGNTCLSLYMKTKKGE from the coding sequence ATGCGAGTTATTGCTGGCCGGTCTAAAGGACATAATCTTAAGTCAGTTTCCGGTACTGAGGTACGGCCGACGATAGATCGAGTCAAGGAGGCTTTATTTAATATTCTCGGTGCGGAAATTATAGATATAGATTTTTTGGATTTGTATGCTGGTTTTGGTGGTTTAGGAATTGAAGCTTTGAGTAGAGGAGCAGCGAGTAGTACTTTTATTGAAAATTCTTCTAGACAAGTAAAAATTATAAAGGAGAATCTTAATCTTACTGGGCTGGAAAAAGAGGCTGAAGTGATTCAAGGAGATGTTTTAACACAGTTAGGACGATTTAAACCTGAAAGCTTTGATATTGTTGTTATGGATCCGCCTTATCAAGCTGGGTTAATAGAACCAACTATTAAAAAGATTTTAAAGTATAATTTATTAAAAGAAGCAGGGATTATTTCTGTTGAACATCATAAGAAGGATGAAATTACAATAGAGTCTACCGATTTAAAGTTAATTAGAGAACGAAATTACGGAAATACATGCTTGAGTTTATATATGAAAACTAAGAAAGGGGAATGA
- the coaD gene encoding pantetheine-phosphate adenylyltransferase, with translation MRRVAVYPGSFDPITNGHLDIIERTANIFDNVIVAVSNNPNKDHLFNRKERVEMIEEATSDYESIEVDAFDGLLIDYIKQQEAGIIVRGLRAVSDFEAEFQMASMNKKLDSDIETIFMMTKNKYVYLSSSIIREVSELGGCIEGLVPENVIPRLREEIGGE, from the coding sequence ATGCGAAGAGTTGCAGTGTATCCCGGAAGTTTTGATCCAATAACTAATGGTCACTTGGATATCATTGAAAGAACAGCTAATATATTTGATAATGTAATTGTAGCAGTTTCTAATAATCCCAATAAAGATCATTTATTTAATAGGAAAGAAAGAGTTGAGATGATAGAAGAAGCAACATCTGATTATGAATCAATAGAAGTTGATGCCTTTGATGGGTTATTAATTGATTATATCAAACAGCAGGAGGCAGGAATTATTGTCCGCGGCTTGAGAGCGGTATCCGATTTTGAGGCTGAGTTCCAGATGGCTTCTATGAATAAGAAGTTAGATTCTGATATTGAAACAATTTTTATGATGACTAAAAATAAATATGTTTATCTTAGTTCTAGTATTATTAGAGAAGTGTCTGAATTAGGAGGATGTATTGAAGGATTAGTACCGGAGAATGTTATTCCTAGATTACGGGAGGAGATTGGAGGGGAATAA
- a CDS encoding 2-hydroxyacyl-CoA dehydratase family protein, which produces MRKIGITTTVPVEVLLAAGCQVVDLNNLFITSNEYNQYIEQAERDGFPKNFCAWIKGIYGACLKHNIKEVISVIEGDCSNTHALAEVLEARGITTYPLAYPYSHELDDVRMAINQFMDIFGVTKKEVEEVRDKLNEIRFLARKIDQLTWKDNKATGFENHLYQINCSDFTGDVDSFIEELKTKINEIEKRERIDKKIRLGYIGVPPMMDDLYDFVTKFGAYIVYNEVQREFAFPRAKQADNIYQQYYDYTYPYDLDFRLEEIKEQIQVRNLDGLIHYTQSFCYRELEDVVIKKELEIPILNIRGDKSRQLDSRMKLRLEAFLDMLGDLKEGRK; this is translated from the coding sequence GTGAGAAAAATAGGAATTACTACTACAGTACCGGTAGAAGTCTTATTAGCAGCTGGTTGTCAGGTAGTTGATCTTAATAATTTATTTATTACATCTAATGAGTATAACCAGTATATTGAGCAAGCTGAACGAGATGGTTTTCCTAAAAATTTTTGTGCTTGGATTAAAGGTATCTATGGAGCCTGTTTGAAACATAATATTAAAGAAGTAATTAGTGTAATAGAAGGGGATTGTTCTAATACTCATGCTTTAGCTGAAGTATTAGAAGCTCGAGGAATAACGACGTATCCTTTAGCTTATCCTTATAGTCATGAATTAGATGATGTTAGAATGGCTATTAATCAATTTATGGATATATTTGGAGTGACTAAAAAGGAAGTAGAAGAAGTAAGAGATAAATTAAATGAAATTAGATTTTTAGCTAGAAAAATAGATCAACTTACTTGGAAAGATAATAAAGCTACAGGTTTTGAAAATCATCTTTATCAGATTAATTGTAGTGATTTTACTGGAGATGTTGATTCTTTTATAGAAGAGCTTAAGACTAAAATAAATGAAATAGAAAAAAGAGAGAGGATAGATAAAAAAATAAGATTAGGTTATATAGGTGTCCCTCCAATGATGGATGACTTATATGATTTTGTAACTAAATTTGGCGCTTATATAGTCTATAATGAAGTACAAAGAGAGTTTGCTTTTCCTAGAGCCAAACAAGCTGATAATATTTATCAACAGTATTATGATTACACATATCCTTATGATTTGGATTTTAGACTAGAAGAGATAAAAGAACAGATCCAAGTTAGAAATTTAGATGGTTTAATTCATTATACTCAATCTTTTTGCTATCGAGAATTAGAGGATGTAGTAATTAAGAAGGAACTAGAGATACCAATTTTAAATATCCGAGGTGATAAATCTAGACAACTTGATTCACGAATGAAGCTTAGATTAGAAGCATTTCTAGATATGCTTGGGGATTTAAAGGAGGGCAGAAAATGA
- a CDS encoding acyl-CoA dehydratase activase, with amino-acid sequence MKALGIDLGSREVKVIVMNNDKIINQFKVSTMSFYRDYCDFEGKIIVSKDKLNVSQTKIKISTGYGKNNTDLKEFEPINEIKAHVYGAIYQTELENFILLDVGGQDVKAVKVEKGLITDLELNEKCAASCGRYLENMANVLEISLGEMSKYYRNPVELNSTCAVFSESELIGQIAEGVQIERLCAGVNYSMYKRLRPLLTQFKGRRLIISGGVAYNQAIKRYLEDDYDQVITLDKPQFNGAIGCCYYGLLMDN; translated from the coding sequence ATGAAAGCTTTAGGAATTGATTTAGGAAGTCGGGAAGTAAAGGTTATAGTTATGAATAATGATAAAATTATAAATCAATTTAAGGTTAGTACTATGTCTTTCTATCGAGATTATTGCGATTTTGAAGGAAAAATTATAGTTAGTAAGGATAAACTTAATGTTTCTCAAACAAAAATAAAAATTTCAACAGGTTACGGGAAAAATAATACTGATTTAAAAGAATTTGAACCAATCAATGAAATTAAAGCCCATGTTTATGGTGCTATTTATCAAACTGAACTTGAAAATTTTATTTTATTAGATGTTGGAGGTCAAGATGTTAAAGCAGTTAAGGTTGAAAAGGGGCTAATTACAGATTTAGAGCTTAATGAGAAATGTGCTGCTTCTTGTGGGCGTTATTTAGAGAATATGGCTAATGTATTGGAAATATCTTTGGGTGAAATGTCTAAGTATTATCGGAATCCAGTAGAACTTAATTCTACCTGTGCTGTTTTTTCTGAGTCAGAGTTGATTGGTCAAATTGCGGAAGGGGTTCAAATAGAGAGACTATGTGCTGGTGTTAATTACTCCATGTATAAGAGATTACGTCCTTTATTAACTCAATTTAAAGGAAGAAGATTAATTATTTCCGGTGGAGTAGCTTATAATCAAGCTATAAAAAGATATTTAGAAGATGATTATGATCAAGTAATTACTTTAGATAAACCACAATTTAATGGAGCAATTGGTTGTTGCTATTATGGATTGTTAATGGACAATTAA
- the queC gene encoding 7-cyano-7-deazaguanine synthase QueC → MKKAVVLFSGGLDSTTALYLAKEKGYQVYALSFKYGQSHNRELEAANQIAEEVGVKEHVVVETDMSVWGGSSLTDQEMDIPQREEEREDIPNTYVPARNMIFLSYAASYAEAIGAQNIFIGVSEVDYSGYVDCRQEFIDAMEEAINQGTVCGAQEGNPIKIQAPFINMTKAEEIQLGMELGVDYSLTWTCYRGKELACGSCDSCGLRLKAFEEAGYNDPIKYK, encoded by the coding sequence ATGAAAAAAGCAGTAGTTTTATTTTCTGGGGGATTAGATTCAACAACAGCTTTATATTTAGCTAAAGAAAAAGGTTATCAAGTTTATGCTCTTTCTTTTAAGTATGGACAAAGTCATAACAGGGAACTAGAAGCTGCTAACCAAATAGCAGAAGAAGTAGGAGTTAAAGAACATGTGGTAGTAGAAACTGATATGTCAGTTTGGGGCGGTTCTTCTTTAACTGATCAAGAAATGGATATTCCACAAAGAGAAGAGGAAAGAGAAGATATTCCAAATACTTATGTGCCAGCCAGAAATATGATTTTCTTATCTTATGCTGCTTCTTATGCTGAGGCTATAGGAGCGCAGAATATTTTTATTGGAGTTAGTGAAGTTGATTATTCTGGTTATGTAGATTGTCGTCAAGAATTTATTGATGCAATGGAAGAAGCAATTAATCAGGGGACAGTTTGTGGAGCACAAGAAGGTAATCCGATTAAAATACAAGCGCCTTTTATTAACATGACTAAAGCAGAAGAGATTCAATTAGGTATGGAATTAGGAGTTGATTATAGTTTAACGTGGACTTGTTATCGGGGAAAAGAATTAGCTTGTGGTAGTTGTGATAGTTGTGGATTAAGATTAAAGGCTTTTGAAGAGGCAGGATATAACGATCCAATTAAATACAAATGA